CATCCCCTCCTCCGACGGCCCTCGGCCTCCCGAGGAGATCTCGCCCCGCTGAGCGGCTGCTTCCGACGCACGGCACCGCCGCCGGAGCCGCAGATGCCGTTCTCCCCGACAGACACCGCTTCCCCGCCCCACCCGCACGAGAGGTCCCCCGACACATGCGATCGACCAGATACACCCTCGTCGCCGGCGCAGCCGCCACCGCCCTCCTCACCACCGCCTGTTCCGGAGCAGGAGCCGGCGGGTCCTCCGGCGGCGGCCAGAGCATCAACGTGCTGATGGTCGGCAACCCGCAGATGGAAGACATCGCGAAGCTCACGAAGGACACCTTCACCAAGGACACCGGCATCAAGGTCAACTTCACGGTGCTGCCCGAGAACGAGCTGCGAGACAAGGTCACCCAGGACATCGCCACCCAGGCGGGCCAGTACGACATCGCCACCATCGGCGCCTACGAGGTACCCATCTGGGAGAAGAACGGCTGGCTGCACGAGCTCGGCTCCTATACCGACAAGGACAAGAGCTTCGACAAGGCCGACCTGCTCAAGCCGATGGTGCAGTCGCTGTCCGGCGCGAACGGCAAGCTCTACGCCCTGCCCTTCTACGGCGAGTCCTCCTTCCTCATGTACCGCAAGGATGTCTTCGCCGAGAAGGGCCTGAAGATGCCCGAGCACCCGACCTGGCAGCAGGTGGCCGACCTCGCAGCGAAGGCCGACGGCGCCAAGCCGGGGATGAAGGGTATCTGCCTGCGCGGCCTGCCCGGCTGGGGCGAGCTCGGTGCGCCGCTGACGAGCGTGGTCAACACCTTCGGCGGTACCTGGTTCACCAAGGACTGGAAGGCGCAGGTCAACACCGGCGGCTTCAAGGACGCGACGAAGTTCTACGTCGACTTGGTCCGCAAGCACGGTGAGGCGGGCGCAGCGCAGGCCGGGTTCACCGAGTGCTTGAACGCGATGAGCCAGGGCAAGGTCGCCATGTGGTACGACGCCACCAGCGCGGCCGGTTCGCTGGAGGACCCCAGCAGCAGCAAGGCCGCCGGCAAGATCGGCTACGCGTACGCGCCCACGGTCAAGACCAACAGCAGCGGCTGGCTGTGGGCCTGGGCCTGGGCGATGCCGAAGACCACCAAGAAGGCCGACGCCGCCTCGAAGTTCATGCTCTGGGCGTCCAGCAAGGAGTACGAGAAGCTCGTCGGCGAGAAGCTCGGCTGGTCGCGGGTGCCCGCCGGCAAGCGGGCCAGCACCTACGAGATCCCCGAGTACAAGAAGGCCGCCGCCGCCTTCGGCGACATCACCCTGAGATCCATCCAGCAGGCCGACCCGGCCAACCCCGGCGTCCAGCCACGGCCCACCGTGGGCATCCAGTTCGTCGCCATCCCCGAATTCCAGGACCTCGGCACCAAGGTGACGCAGGAGATCTCCGCCGCCATCGCCGGCAAAACCAGCGTGGACAAGGCGCTGAACGACGGCCAGAAGCTCGCCGACGACGTCGCCAACAACTACCGGTGATTCTCTCCGCCCCGGCCGGCGCTCGTGCCCGGCCGGGGCGCCGACACGCGACACCCGATAAGGCATCGCCCCGCATCCCACCCCCGGCCGCCGACGGCGTAGGAAAGTACATGACCACGCTCACCCAAGCCCCGAGGAAGACAGTGCGACCACCAGTGCGCCGCCCACTCAAGCCAGCAGGCGACCGCACGTGGAGGCGGCGCTTTCCGCTGCTGCCCGCGCTGATCTTCACGATCATCGTCACGCAGCTGCCGTTCCTCGCCACGCTCGTGATCTCCACGTTCCAGTGGAACATCCTCACGCCGGGCGCCCGCCACTTCACCGGCCTGTCCAACTACGCGTTCGTCTTCACCGACGAGCGGCTGCGCGACGCAGTGCTCAACACCGTCATCCTCACTGCGTCCGTGGTCATCCTCAGCGTGCTGCTCGGACTGGGCCTGGCCCTGCTGCTCGACCGCCGCTTCCCCGGCCGAGGCCTGGCACGCACCATGCTCATCGCCCCGTTCCTGGTGATGCCCGTCGCCGCCGCACTGCTGTGGAAGCACGCCCTCTACAACCCCGACTACGGGCTCCTCAACGGCACCCTGAACGCTGTCTGGCAGCTCTTCGGTGCCGAGCACGGCCCCACCGTCGACTGGGTCTCCACCTTCC
This window of the Streptomyces sp. SLBN-118 genome carries:
- a CDS encoding sugar ABC transporter substrate-binding protein, with translation MRSTRYTLVAGAAATALLTTACSGAGAGGSSGGGQSINVLMVGNPQMEDIAKLTKDTFTKDTGIKVNFTVLPENELRDKVTQDIATQAGQYDIATIGAYEVPIWEKNGWLHELGSYTDKDKSFDKADLLKPMVQSLSGANGKLYALPFYGESSFLMYRKDVFAEKGLKMPEHPTWQQVADLAAKADGAKPGMKGICLRGLPGWGELGAPLTSVVNTFGGTWFTKDWKAQVNTGGFKDATKFYVDLVRKHGEAGAAQAGFTECLNAMSQGKVAMWYDATSAAGSLEDPSSSKAAGKIGYAYAPTVKTNSSGWLWAWAWAMPKTTKKADAASKFMLWASSKEYEKLVGEKLGWSRVPAGKRASTYEIPEYKKAAAAFGDITLRSIQQADPANPGVQPRPTVGIQFVAIPEFQDLGTKVTQEISAAIAGKTSVDKALNDGQKLADDVANNYR
- a CDS encoding carbohydrate ABC transporter permease; translation: MTTLTQAPRKTVRPPVRRPLKPAGDRTWRRRFPLLPALIFTIIVTQLPFLATLVISTFQWNILTPGARHFTGLSNYAFVFTDERLRDAVLNTVILTASVVILSVLLGLGLALLLDRRFPGRGLARTMLIAPFLVMPVAAALLWKHALYNPDYGLLNGTLNAVWQLFGAEHGPTVDWVSTFPMPALVIALVWQWTPFMMLILLAGLQAQPGDVLEAAKVDGASALQTFRHITLPHLRQYIELGTVLGSIFVVQTFDAVFTITQGGPGSQTTNLPYEIYLTMFRKFEYGQAAAAGVVVVIGSIVIATFALRVVASLFREEASR